One stretch of Microcebus murinus isolate Inina chromosome 12, M.murinus_Inina_mat1.0, whole genome shotgun sequence DNA includes these proteins:
- the SPAAR gene encoding small regulatory polypeptide of amino acid response: protein MDVGLRLWEDPSLLGGSAATRAMETAVIGVVAVLFMVTVAITCILCCFSCDSRTQHPEGGPGRSFTVATFRQEASLFTGPGRHAPPAPSARDFWTFM from the coding sequence ATGGATGTGGGGCTAAGGCTCTGGGAGGACCCAAGTTTGCTCGGCGGGTCAGCGGCCACACGGGCCATGGAAACGGCAGTGATTGGGGTGGTTGCGGTGCTGTTTATGGTCACCGTGGCCATCACTTGCATCCTCTGCTGCTTCAGTTGTGACTCAAGGACCCAGCATCCCGAGGGGGGCCCTGGCCGCAGCTTCACGGTGGCCACATTTCGCCAGGAGGCGTCTCTCTTCACAGGGCCCGGCCGCCACGCCCCGCCAGCGCCCAGTGCCCGGGACTTCTGGACCTTCATGTGA
- the HRCT1 gene encoding histidine-rich carboxyl terminus protein 1 gives MSGEGPSSSQVLGLLGSTALAGWILGAAVAVLLLLLLLATCLFHGQQDHDVERNHPVAGGNRVRWARPWLFRRQGHPRNFHLHHHHLHGHVGHVRNAGLHHHHLHHARHHPHAHHPHRHHLRHAH, from the coding sequence ATGAGCGGCGAGGGCCCGTCCAGCTCCCAGGTGCTAGGCCTCCTGGGGAGCACAGCCCTCGCGGGGTGGATCCTGGGGGCTGCGGTGGccgtcctgctgctgctgctgctgctggccacTTGCCTGTTCCATGGACAGCAGGACCATGATGTGGAGAGGAACCATCCAGTCGCAGGAGGAAACCGAGTCCGGTGGGCCCGGCCGTGGCTCTTCCGGCGCCAGGGCCACCCACGGAACTTTCACCTTCACCATCACCATCTTCATGGCCATGTGGGTCACGTGCGGAACGCGGGCCTCCAtcatcaccacctccaccacGCTCGTCACCACCCCCACGCCCACCACCCCCACCGCCATCACCTCCGCCACGCTCACTGA